Part of the Acropora palmata chromosome 10, jaAcrPala1.3, whole genome shotgun sequence genome, attaaatatgaATCGGTTTAATGTTGTACAAGATTCTTTAAATAACCGCGGCATACAGAAACGTCTTCGAGTTCTGAAAAGGGAAGCCGGCATTATTATAAGTGTGGATCGGTGAGCAGGGTGAAAGCGTGGGAGAATTGAAAAATCCGACAGTTTAAAATTGCTTTCGAGCGATCTTGTGTGGTGAGCAATTTCGTCCCTGGAGTTCCTTTTGGCCAGTACCAAGAACACGGATTCTGGATACTATGCAGTTCCAAAGCAGGACGTCCGCTAATCACGGACTTCAAGCACGTCTACTCAGACCCAGAAATTTGGTTGTCAAAGGTTACAAAAATAGACCTTCAATGCGACTGCGCATGAAATAGCCAGAGTTCGTTTTCTTCTTGCTGACCAAAAGAAATGCGGACTCTGGGGACGAGATTGTGTGCATGGttaggtgaaaaaaaaatgcatgagTGAACTTAATAGTAATTTTGAAATTGcactataattatttatgaaaaTTTAAGCCCACAGCTCCCATGGCCAATACTCAGAGAGGCAATCGAAGTTTTCGAAACAAAGGTGATCCAAGCTGGTACGATAGATCCATGGCTGACAATGTCAGCGCTAGACAGCTATATGTGGCAATGGACATCCCCAAGGATAAAGTTGGACTTATCATAGGAAGGAAGGGCTGGAGACGGCAGGAGATAAAAGATCGATCTGGAGCTCATGTGGAGGTTAAAGACGACAAGGTTCACTTGAGAGGAACACCAGAACAGTGCGAGAGAGCGAAGAAGCACATTGAAGAAATCTTGAATCCAGTGAGTATAGGGGGGCCCTCATCCAGAGAAGTGGGGGATGCTCtgttcaaaaaaaaagtttggcTCCTTGGGCGCGACTTAGATATAAAAATAAAGGGGGATGGGCCATAAGAGAGCAAGGTAAAGTGCTACAGTTCGGCCCTATATCCACCTGAGCCTTAGCCGTAGCCATGGAAATGAGCCCACgcaagaaaagagaaaaactctgaccatgGTAGCAATGAAACACACGACCGTCGGATTCGATCTCCATTGCTCAACCGACTGAACCACAAGGCCAACacgggagcaggtcgtgggtATTAGGGCTTTTTTGAtataacaaatgaaaattaacgATAAAAAAGTACTATGTAAGTTGGAAATCGATAAATTTTGCTGTAAAAGGGTAAGGTGAAGTGTTAAATTCGGCCCAATATCCACCTGGGGGTTAGCCGTAGCCATGGAAATGAGCCCACAcgaggaaagagaaaaactcAGACCATGGCGGGAATTAGTGGTACGGCTATCACCTAAgggaaacaccggttcccgtttGTTCATCGAAGTTaagttggacggggttgatatctggatgggtgaccatctagataaaatatcccgtgctgtactcctttgggaagtcaggctggcgtagtggacatcaatcacgccttcctcCTCTACTGCAAATGTTGTATGCGGATTGAGTtccagtcgatctcaacctgacttcgagggttttctccgggcattccggttttctccctcctcaaaatcgaCTCCCAGTCTAATCCATCTGGCTGTGGTGCTGTGCTCCGAAGTCATATATGGATCGTGTTCAGGGGCCGAGCGCCTAGCGGGTAGCACAGCTCCTTCGGTCCGACTTCGTTAGCTGCGCCCTTTGCAATTCAGTCTACGGACTGCGAtaaagggtgattagcaggtCAAGACACAATTAAACACACGACCGTCGCATTCGATCACGGTTGCTCTTATGTCGTCTAGAGGCACTTACCCTTACCCTATGTTTTCTATATTTTATATGATTGCCGTGTGGGAATCCGATATATCAGATACCTTGTCCATATCTCGTTCAAACTGTCCAACAGAGCCAGCATATTTACGTCTTGCGGCCAAGTTATTACATAAAAAAGCCAAGCTATAGCAAAAGCTATGGTAATTAGTATTTGGTTTGGGCAGAGGAGGTCTGAGCTCCTATCAAAAGGTGATTTTGTAATAGCCAAGTCTATACGATTTTGTAATTCTTGTAGTTAATCACTCAAATAGCTACTAAACTAAACCCCGACCTGTGCATATACACATATGTATGAAGCATATACCCAATAATAAacactaaccctaaccttttTTATTCTAGAGTACCCATAAAGAACATCCTGGTTTTAAGTTGGTACAGAATTTGGTCATACCGAAAGAATCAATAGGTCACGTGATTGGAAAGTGCCGCGAGAACTTTAACACCATTGAAACTACGACTGGAGTTTCCTTGAAAGTCCACGATAATAAATTCTATATCAAAGCGGAAAGTGAGAAGAGCGAGAAGCTAGCTGTTCGAAAAATTAGAGAATTGGCGGTAGGTATATTTGGCTTAAAGAACTCAGGAACGATATGGGAAAACTAGTACGCCGATTGCATTACACGCGAACTGTTCGTATATTAAATGATACTTTTTTCCCGGCCTGGTTTACACAATTCAAAGCTTTCTCAAACCGTAGCACGTTTCTGACAAGGATTTGGCTTATGGGAAACCACGCCTTATTTGGTGACGCGACTGTAATAGCTAGCACGATGGAACGAATTCGTAGCTTGTACGCGGGAAAAGTGTCGGTAACCAACAAGACGCGAACCATTTCTATCAGAATTATGCGCCCTATGAATATGTGAGCAGCTCGCAGATCTTCATTGGCGTCTTATGCGATCCGTGAAGACTTTTTCGTCGCACAACAGGCATTACTGTAGCAGACTGAAACGTTGTTTCCAAAATGGTTCCCTGTTTGTGCGATAACGCAACAATTCTTGTGGACGCAAAATTTGCTTCCCGAGAAGTAAGTGGCTGTGAATTTTATTTCTCTGGCAAATGCTTCGCCATTTCATGCAGAAATAACCATTTCAGGAAGCAATGATTCGACAACAAAGTTTCCTCGTTTATGAAAGCCTTCATAGATAACTCAACACaataatgaaattttaacCTGTATAGGTCCATGACGTTAACCTGCCTGAAAATTCGTATTCTCACGGTTGCACTGGAAACGAGCGTGAAAGAGAGGCTGATACGGGTATGAGCCTCCATCCATTACATGCTCGATCCAGTCTAACcgtaattagtaaaatccaactagtggtctatcttcaatgctgcgttctgattggttgagctactagtaggctatatgttatagcccactagtagcgaaagcgcccgccatatttgtaatgttttggcagtaaaaaaggattgatgtctagctttaacttgcgaaagatgtttagtctcgatattttttttgaccaactagttggattttactaaaacaattcctctcgccctcatagcctctgagtcaatagcccattcggccttcggcctcatgggctattgactcatggcccattcgggctcgaggaataattgttaattattaaaaaactgGGTCATtagataatgcaattcaagactttttattggcttagccattatggtatgtgaaccaatataccataatctacaaatatgtTGAacgtacgcgtcagcttaaatttaagaGGGAgctaaaacaattttcctcaagaaacaatggcgtccggcgaaaatcgcttcgcaccgaagttgaatgaaaaggaagtcattgaacgaTTAGGAGATTTGTTTAATACCTGGgcggcgtttttaataaaacaattattccactcgcggttgttggatatgagatgattatagccagatcggcgctacgcgcctcgttggccaTCTGTCATCTGATATCCAACGCGCGtttgtggaataattgttaaaaatacTTTGTTTTGTGAATTAAACAATAATTGCCGGCTGAGAATGCACGCGCATGCTCAAAGGTAATCGTTTTGCATATGCAACACAACTCAGCGTGCAGCTTAAACATATATTCGCACAAGCAACAGCACCAcccaaaaaatgtttcaagtgtTTACCGAGTTCCTTTTCGCCTCGGTTTCAAAACGAGTCCTGTTGCTAACCCATGCAAATAGAAAGTTgagttttgtattttcatgCAGGTCAAACTCATTCTCATTTGAATGGTTGAGCACCAGGTTTTGAACTGAGACAAACAGCaacttgaaaatggccaaCTCCGACATAATCATTTCAATGTTTAGATGAGAATGCAACTGAAAGTCcgtctttttcttctttcttgatTCAAAGTGCATTGGACTACAGCGCGCACAGCTGGCCGTACCTTCTACAAAGTTCGCTTATGTAGACAGCGCTCAATTGGAAGAGAATCACGAGATTCAGTTAGCCCCTGCACAATTACCATTTTCCAATTCCAGGTTAGGAGAGCCTCACTATAAACTACAGCTTTTGGAACATCCTTTGCAAGAGGTACGATCTTGATAACTGATGCCAGAAGCCCATGACAAGGAGCTTGCCTCTCCCAACTAAGTCTTGTGAGTCAACCTTTGCGCGCATCTTTTTGTTCTTAGAACACCACGGGTTTTTGGGCTTCGCACTCACTGTTTAGAATGCGCAATCAGAATAAAGTTATTGTTAAACGAAGACAAAGGGAGAAAAAACAATATATGTAAATATGCAAATTGATATAAATTGATGTAAACCTCCTGCTGAAGGGGTAGTTCTAAAATGTTAGATAAGGTTAACTCAGGGATATAGTTCTTATGGAGGCTCCTAGTGATAGGCTCCTGTTAATGCACAAAGCTTCTTTCCCCTacaacttttgcacagaagtgcaaggtgatatACGAACGGAACCCTAAGTCCCATTCGAGGTATATCACCTTCGCTGTACCcactcacaaaggacagccacaacgccgggaacttcatgctctactcttttcgaacagtgtgtgggttctttatcGTCCCAtattgaacttataaacatggCCGATATCTCTGggacgggacctacggtttatagtccttatccaagaagactgAAAggctaaccatttgctgatgtaattacaaaggcagcactttctactcagttattttaatgccCTGAGTGATGGTCCGGCcagagtcgaactcacgacctcccgcatgataGCACGGTGCACATCAAACTGAGCCACCACAAAGCCAAAATTGTCACCACAGCCAACGGGCACTATCGATTCAAAAAACCGGCCTTTTATTCAAACTGCAAATTACTGCTTAGTTTAGATGTATTGTCCATTTTCTGAATGTGAAAACGCAGCTATACTTAATAAAGGACGAACTACAAAGAAATAAGGGCAAATGATGATGTTTATTTCGTCTTAAAATGTATGCATAATTAAGTAGGGTTAACTGCGTCTCGCTCACGCaattctcatataaacgcttgGTAAAGTTGTCTCGGGGGGAGGGCTGTCTCGGGCAACCGAGACCATGTAAACAGGCCCTTAAAAGGATGCAACCTCGAGTGCAGAGTCGGAAACTGAAATTCACagatgaaaaatttggaataATTTATCCGGTTTCATTAAAGGTTTACTTTGTAGAGCACAGTCAAGCCCTTTATTCAGCCGTTCCTTTCAGAATTTGTTACCTTAGATCGGTTTTACCTTTCATTGGTTGATAAAGTGTCGGGatattttaagccaatcaccaagCGAAGCGATCGCAATCGTGTTATTACTTTCGAGAATCAAATGAAAACCACTGTACAGTAGAAGTGTAAGGTTTATATGTATTGGTTGTCTTGTTAAGCGCTATTGGTAGAGAAAGTGCTATAGAAATAACGATTATTTATGCTAGTATAAATAATGAAATCTGGCTTGGATTTTAAGAGGCCGGTAAAGGATATTCAGGTTATTTCATAAGTACTGAGATTTATCCACAGAGATGACAGTGATGAAAAAATCGTTCTGTTTTTAGTCGCAGCCAATCAGCGACGCGAACGATGAAATTTCACTAGTGAAAAATCATCGTTCGCGGCGTCTGATTGGACGAACGATGTTTTTCACTGAAAAGTGATCGTACGCCACGTCATCCTTGGCGCGAAAACTGGCAAGCTGCCCTTCTTATTTTAAAGATGTTGGAAAGGTTTGTGGACGTCGGTTCAGTTGACAATTTTATCGcagaacaagaaaacaaagccacATTACAAAAAACACAACGAGATGTAAAACTTTTGCAAACCTTTTTAAGAACCAGAAATGAACTTAGAAAAGTTGAAGAAATTCCAGCATTGGGGTTAAACGAATACATCTGCGAGTTCATCATTTCGGTCAGAACCAAAGATAGGAAAGGCTATGAGCCTTCTTCGCTTCGAAGTCTATTAGCAAGTGTTTGTCTTATCGCTGTTAATTGCCATTATTGTTCGAAAGAAATCTCAGTACCTATGAAATAAACACATTAAAGCATGGAAAATGCTTCGTacgatttttattcactcgttgttTCGTATCAGAAAACTCACCCGTTCGCTGCGCCCACTCGTTCGTTTTCTGATACCACtcaactcgtgaataaaaatcgtaCGCGCGCATTTTCCGTGAAGTAATCTCTATTTTGGCTAGATTGCAGAATACCCGGCCACAAAATGGCCAACTTAAAACACTGCTACCGCAGTGCTGCGGTCGTGTTGTAACGCTGCTCCCGTAGTCCCGCAGTCGCGTAGTCGCCAAAAGGAATAACAACTCCGTTGTTTAGTCGAGCGCATCGATACCTGTTTCTTACAACGccaacaacaataaaacaaaatacattaCTCCTACCCTTTCTTCAATCTGTCGCGCCGGATATCCTACCTTTGTAAATCATATAATCGCTAACGCTTTTTCCAACACTTAACGCATTACACATATATATACCTCGTTCTTTATTCCATGAGCCGGAACAAGCGCGCTACGCACGAATATCCTTCGTTCTATAATCCACGAGCCTCCGTTAAATATTTACAAAggataattaattattctacGACTACGGCACTGCGGTAGCAGTCGTTTAACTCactcaaaattaattattcaacGACCACGGCACTGCGGCACCGCGGTAGCAGACCTTTAACTCACTCAAAATtagatttctagtttctaaagaaactgtggtactgcgtcggtgggagagatcaaaacaaaaattaaaattagttATTCAACTTAATTGCATAACTTTTTTGGGCCACTGCGGGACCGCAGGAGCAAGTAATTTGTGTTCACGAGCGTCCGGGTATTCTGCAATCGCTCCTCTATTTTCCGTTAGCTGTGAATTGCCTATTTGTTTCTCGTGCATTGTTAAATTAAGTGGCCTTTTTTTTCGTCGTGAAACGTGAGTTTGGTTATCGTCGTGAGCCCTTAACTTAAAGATAGTTATCTGTAAAATGAGAATCAGGTGTATTTAATTCACCGTGAAGTGTGATTTGGATTACAAGAGAAATGTGACGAACTATAACAACAGTAGTAACCTATTTTTAATACGAAGTTAATGCGACATGCCAATTTTATTGTCCGAGAAAtgttattatatttatttgcGACCAAAAAAATTTTAGGGGTTAGGTGCACTTTAACAGTTATCTTATTTTCCGTGATGCCTGATCAAGAGCCCACCTTTATCACCCTCTTATAAAGGGAAGTTACGCTTTTATTGTGAAACGGGcataatagtaaaaaaaatctGATTTTGCTCCAAATAAAAGTCGAATCTACGATCTCCCGATTACTTGAACGGAACTGTCGGAAAATCGTGGGAACAGCAGAGAGCATTATAATCAATCAATCGATCGATCTGTCAATTAATCTTTTGGGTCAGCACTAATCGTTCACTGTAGCTTTATAATCTCCCTTTAGGAAACCTCTTCTGGTTTAAGAAATACAGATGATCTGAAGGAGGAGATCCTCAAGGTACTGGAAGAAATATATGAAGAAAAGGGTAATAAAGAAGTTAAAGTCGATATGTGGTGTCATTTCGGACAAGCCTACGTAACCAAGGTCGACGAAGGTGAGTATGTAAATCTCATTTTTGGCGCGTTCAGTCTTTTCACAATTAAATCTTTTCTTCATCATGCCATCTTTTGACGTTGGTTAGTGTTACTATGAAGTTATAATTCCGAGTCGTCTTACGTTTAAAATATCGTAATTGTCGAGGAACCTGGAGAGGAAGCGAAGGAAAAATTTCGAAATTCATTGTTGTTTGCTCAAGTTTTCCTTGTTGCTgacatttgcaaaaaaatgcattaaaatgtaaaattctctTGCGCAGTGTGTAAagcctttctttttgtttattacacCCGCTTGTTTTTGGCGTCCTCGTTTCTTTCGTCGTGGACCTCAAGCAACAGGAAGCGTCAGCAACGacgatgaaaatgaaaacgccacaaatctgcatattttatggcaaaaaaacaatagtctAGCACGCACTGCAAGTGCCCTTCTCGTTTTGGTACATTTCGTTGCCGTCCTAGTCAAGACaatagggaccttcagattgcagtacgaggatgactacgagtacgagttttctGTACTGCGCACGCGCTTTAGGTTTGGAGGGCGAAAATTTTCCAAGTacgcgtgctcagaacttaaaactcgtactcgtagtcgtcctcgtattccaatctgaaggtcgctaataGGGACCTAAAGCAACGAAGACGACGCGGCGACCACGCCGCCGTGAACGACAACGAAAAATATGAATTCGCGTTCATAAGATGACGTTCCAAGGGAATTCTGGGCAGAGCTAGTCCTGCGAGGGGGCTAACGACCAGTTTGGCTgtacatttaaaaattacaattttgtCCGTTTGCCCCCACAAAGGACTGGAAATTCCCAGGATGAACTGGGAACGTGCCATAACCAAAATggtttattaattttgctttttctccGATTGGCTGAGAATGCTCCACGAGATTTTTTTAGGCAATCACAAAAAAGTAGTGCAATACCACTATAACAGTAGCTCCGTAAACCGAGTTATTTCAACCTCGAAAAAAGCATTTAATAATGGAGACGGCAGTTTGAAGCCTGATTTTCATCAAAGCTTTATAAAGcgtaaatatttgtttttgttattgcaGACGAAGTAGAGGATATATTTACGCTGAACgaattaaaagagaaaatcCAAAATTCAAACGGCAAAAGTTGGAGACCTTTCTTCAAAGAAGGTTTGGAGGAGAAGGAAGTTGAAGCGATCACCAGTCTACCATCTCGCGCAACACAAGAGGATATACGATATGACTTCGCTTTCCACACTCCGTCGTGTAGAAATGTTCGCGTTAAGGTACGAGACTTCAGACAATCTTTAATATTCTAAAAATTACACGAGAAGTTTTCCCCTCCTCACGAGTTCAAGGGCTCGAAATTAATTCGTTCGATGGGCTCTTCGGGAATCATCAAGATCTTCGCAATTTTGACTTGGATAAGAGGAGAAATACCAGCCATAAATAGACTGATTAATCATGACCTTGCAAAAGAGATCATTGGCCCATAAAATCATGcaacattcattttcataGACTAATTATGCAATCCAATTCACTTTAATATCcagttattctttgaaaaactatttaaatacaataaaaaatagaGAGAGACTTGGGTGTGACTAAAGTAACAGTGACATATTAATAAAGTGACAACTTGTCACTGGTTAGATTAGTGTTTAGGGTTAGGTTGAGTTCCTATataaacaaggtttctttttcttgcagTAGTTATCAGTTTTTCCGGACgcgaaaatttcaaaatgatgccaTTTTATATTATGTCCCGTGGCTTTGATGTGACCAGCAAGAGCTGAtatgtgttcttgttttgcaagggctttaaaatagaaaaactgaacattttatAGCCGTAGCAAAGCGAGAACACACAGCAACACACGAAACGTCAAGGCAATCTGCCTTACAATGTTAATCACCGCCTTGTGTGTTAATTCTCTTGAGAAACTTCGATGGCCGAGGAACATGAGTCTCTCAGAAACATGAGTAAAATTCCGTTACGAGTGACAACCTCATATCATATGAGGGAACCAAACTAAGGGTACGATATATCTTTTTGAGAACGCGGGAAGTGCGCGAGGAATTAAACCCATACACCTTTCCGTTCTCGCTGGTGAAAATTCTTCGTGCCGATTCTTGCTTCTGTTTGCCCTTCGACCGCCTGCCAAGAACAAGCCTATATTAAGAACTGTTACTCTGCTACGTATCAACAGGCCTggataatgaaagaaaattcgg contains:
- the LOC141893690 gene encoding uncharacterized protein LOC141893690 isoform X1, which translates into the protein MRFDIAPNLHRMPTAPMANTQRGNRSFRNKGDPSWYDRSMADNVSARQLYVAMDIPKDKVGLIIGRKGWRRQEIKDRSGAHVEVKDDKVHLRGTPEQCERAKKHIEEILNPSTHKEHPGFKLVQNLVIPKESIGHVIGKCRENFNTIETTTGVSLKVHDNKFYIKAESEKSEKLAVRKIRELACIGLQRAQLAVPSTKFAYVDSAQLEENHEIQLAPAQLPFSNSRLGEPHYKLQLLEHPLQEETSSGLRNTDDLKEEILKVLEEIYEEKGNKEVKVDMWCHFGQAYVTKVDEDEVEDIFTLNELKEKIQNSNGKSWRPFFKEGLEEKEVEAITSLPSRATQEDIRYDFAFHTPSCRNVRVKAWIMKENSGQEGGDAGSDMVFCTTAPTTVRNILTRVRSNEDGAASNTPSFHICYRSHHRMKVDILMPAKDLDCRLSIRTWKNYVPKSPQDEEEDKILESYFMGMKIDGDRLTLPPASQLQEGFDLHFHRRSLRKIYHYEVEGEQFTLKVCKDQATNVDPCDFERINLNEIPVKIDVHLHCDEWDRALNEGNWEPQQIAAKVSNFLQFVRNVQQNVSPKAIPGD
- the LOC141893690 gene encoding uncharacterized protein LOC141893690 isoform X2, whose product is MANTQRGNRSFRNKGDPSWYDRSMADNVSARQLYVAMDIPKDKVGLIIGRKGWRRQEIKDRSGAHVEVKDDKVHLRGTPEQCERAKKHIEEILNPSTHKEHPGFKLVQNLVIPKESIGHVIGKCRENFNTIETTTGVSLKVHDNKFYIKAESEKSEKLAVRKIRELACIGLQRAQLAVPSTKFAYVDSAQLEENHEIQLAPAQLPFSNSRLGEPHYKLQLLEHPLQEETSSGLRNTDDLKEEILKVLEEIYEEKGNKEVKVDMWCHFGQAYVTKVDEDEVEDIFTLNELKEKIQNSNGKSWRPFFKEGLEEKEVEAITSLPSRATQEDIRYDFAFHTPSCRNVRVKAWIMKENSGQEGGDAGSDMVFCTTAPTTVRNILTRVRSNEDGAASNTPSFHICYRSHHRMKVDILMPAKDLDCRLSIRTWKNYVPKSPQDEEEDKILESYFMGMKIDGDRLTLPPASQLQEGFDLHFHRRSLRKIYHYEVEGEQFTLKVCKDQATNVDPCDFERINLNEIPVKIDVHLHCDEWDRALNEGNWEPQQIAAKVSNFLQFVRNVQQNVSPKAIPGD